In Candidatus Krumholzibacteriia bacterium, the sequence GGGTCTCGGCGCCGTTCTTCTCGCCGAACGCCTCCCACGCCATGGTCAACGGGATCGAAGTGATCGGTCCCAGCAGACCGAAGCCGCCGATCGCGTGGTGCGGACTCTTGAGCTTGAAGAGGAACGGGCTGCCCCACGGGATGGCCTTGAGTGTGGCCTTTCCCGACGGTGCCCAGAAGTTCACCTCGT encodes:
- a CDS encoding HNH endonuclease, translating into MHGFIANTDQGWFDFLSRRPHLDEVNFWAPSGKATLKAIPWGSPFLFKLKSPHHAIGGFGLLGPITSIPLTMAWEAFGEKNGAET